ATGCGGTTATTGCAATCGGCGGGCGAAACCGTCTGGCGGATTGGCACGATTCGAACACGCGCTGCAAAAGAAGCGCAGACGATAATTGAGTGAGCAGCAGGGCGTCCGAGGTCGCGCCTCTGCGGAAATGAAATCGCTCGTTATCCTCATCTCGGGCCGGGGAAGCAATATGGAGGCCCTGATTGAGGCGAAACTCCCCGCGCGGATAGCAGCAGTCATCAGCAACAGGCCCAACGCGCCTGGGCTGGAAATTGCAAGAAAGCACGGCCTTGAAACCATCGTGCTGGATCAATTGTCTTATTCCGGTCGTGAGGCATTTGATGCCGCGCTGGCGCAGGCAATCGACAAGTACCGGCCCGATCTGATCGCGCTTGCCGGGTTCATGCGCATCCTGGGGGATGGTTTCGTAAACCGTTATCCTAGGAAACTGATAAATGTCCATCCTTCGCTGCTTCCCGCCTTTCCGGGGCTCCATACTCACCGGCGCGCGTTGCAGGAAGGGGCAAAGATACATGGCTGTACAGTACATTTCGTTACCGCGCAGATGGATCGCGGCCCAATCATTGTTCAGGCGGCGCTCCAGATACTACCGGATGACACCGAGCAAACACTCGCCGCACGCGTACTGCAACAGGAGCACCTTATTTACCCCGAAGCCGTGCGCTGGCTCATGGAGGGCCGGCTTAGAATTTCCGAGAGCGCCGTCGACGTAAGCAACGCCATATTCGATGGCTCCGTTCTGTATTCACCTGGACTATTAAAATGAAATTACCGCTTGCTTTGCTGTGGGCTTTAAGTGTTACCGCATTTACCTTTTCTGCGTTTTCCGCGGGCGCTTACGCGGCGGGTGTTCCTCCGCGCATCGATATCAGCTATACGGTCACATCCGGCAACCTTGAAGCGGAAATGACTGAAACGGTGGAAATCCGCCAGGCAAACGGCACGCGGAGCTATGCCATTAACAGCGAGGGCCGCGCAAAAGGCTTGCTGGCGCTGACACAACCGGACAATGTGGTGCGCGATAGCGAGGGCACGGTAACGGCACAGGGATTGCTTCGCCCCAACCGCTTCTCTGATCAGCACGGCAAGAAACCGCCCAAGGTAGCCATTTTCGATTGGGATAAGAAGCTTCTGACTCTTCAGCATAAACGCGGGGAAGAACAGAAGCCGTTACCCACCGATACGCTGGACAGGCTCAGCCTGCACTATAGCTTCATGTTTTCGCCGGTCGCGGGCAAAATGGTAACGCTGCATGAAACCGATGGCCGCCGCCTCGAACCGGCCCGCTATGCAGTGGGCAAGGAAACCCTGGACACGCCGATGGGCAAACTCGAAACCATCGTACTGACAAAGCAGCTGGAGAAAGAGGGCGACCGCGACAAGAAGATCTGGCTTGCGGTTGACCATCACATGCTGCCCGTACGCGTGGTGGCAGCTGAAAAATTGGGGATTGTGACGGATCAGATGGTCAAAAACATCAGCTATGCGGAAAAATCGGTCAACGACCAGAAACAGGGGCGCTTATACTAAACTAAGCTAACCTGAGCTGACCCGGGTTAACCCGGGCTACAGTAGTCATCGCTCCTGTTATGATGTATGTTGTGTTCGAGCTACGCTATTTCGCCTCCACTTCCTTCCGCAATACCCACAATAGATGCGCCTCACCCCTGCCCACCTGGAGACGGCTACCGCCGCGCTCCGTGCCGTGCTTCCGCTGGAGCATCCCGCTGATTCGATACTCAGGCGTTTTTTCCGGGAGAACCCCAAGCTCGGCGTAAACGACCGGGCGTTTATTGCCGAAGCCGTATTCGGCATTCTGCGTCACCGGTTTTTTCTTGAGCGCGTGATCGATATTGCGACTCCGCGTTCGCTGTTGCTCGGCTATCTGGCGAAATTCCACGGGATGAATCTGCGCGAACTGACGCCGCTCGTCAGCGAAGCAGATGCGAAGTGGATTGCACAATTGAAGGCAGTGAGGCTGGAATCGCAGCCGCTGGCTGTCCAAGCGGAATTTCCGGACTGGTTGACCGAAAAACTGCACGGTTTCATGGAAGAGCGTGAGATTCTCGATCTGGGACGCTCGATGCAAGAGCCGGCACCACTCGATCTGCGCGTCAATGCGTTGCTTGCGAACCGCGAAGAAGTGCTTGCGCTACTGAAAAGTGATGGTATCGAGGGCGATGCTACGCCGTACTCTCCCGCCGGCATCCGCCTTTTCGGTAAACCCGGCATCAACCGCAATGAATTGTTCACTACTGGCAAAGTGGAAGTCCAGGACGAAAGCAGCCAGTTGCTGGGCTATCTGCTCGCTCCGCGCCGCCGCGACATGGTTGTCGATTTTTGTGCGGGGGCAGGCGGCAAGTCCCTGATGCTAGGCGCTTTCATGCGGTCACAAGGACGCATTTATGCGTTCGATACCTCGGAAAAACGGCTTAATAACCTCAAGCCGCGCCTCAAGCGCTCCGGTTTGTCCAACCTGTATCCGCAGCTTATCGTCAACGAGAACGATCTGAAGGTAAAACGGCTTGCAGGCAAGATCGACCGCGTGCTGGTGGATGCGCCGTGTAGCGGCCTGGGGACGCTTCGCCGCAACCCGGATCTGAAATGGCGGCAGTCTCCGCACAGCATCGAAGAACTCAAGCGCAAACAGGGCGCTATCCTGGCGTCGGCGTCAAATCTGCTCAAACCCGGCGGCAGGCTTGTCTATGCCACTTGCAGTTTTTTGCCGGAAGAAAACCAGGAAATCGTCGAGAATTTTCTCGCGGCCCATCCGCTTTTCACGCTTCTGAATTGCGCCGAGCTGCTGGCGCAACAGAAAATCCCGCTCGACACCGGCGTTTTCATGCAACTGTCGCCGCGCTCGCATCACACCGATGGTTTTTTTGCCGCTGCATTGGAACTGGCGAACAGCAAAAAATGATATTACGGGTTGGTAACGTGCCCCTCTCCAGGTGGCTCGCCGGCTGCATGGCAATCCTGGTTACAGCGTCTGCAGGGGCTTTCCAGCCTGTACCAGCTTATGAACGCGATCACAATAAAGGTCACGACAGCGGCCACGACAGGAAGGCCCCCGTTGCGCTTCCTGCGACAGGCACGGTACAGACTGCTTTTACGCCGGGGGATGATGCCGGCAAGCTCATCACGGACGCCATCGATACGGCCCAACACCAGGTTTTGGTGCAGGCGTTCAGTTTCACCCACCGCAAAATTGCTGAAGCACTGGTTGCAGCCAAACGCCGCGGTGTGGATGTCAAAGTCCTCTCCGACAAGAATCAAATCCACCGGATTCCAACGAGTTTGATATCGAGAATTGCGGCGGAAGGTGTACCCGTTTTTACCGATTCAGATCACGACAGCGCCCATAATAAAGTGATGGTGATCGACGCCGGCAGCCCGGAAGCCACGCTGATAACGGGTAGCTTCAACTTCACCCATGCCGCCCAGTATAAAAATGCGGAGAATGTGCTGTTGATAAAGGGTAATGCAGCGCTTATCGATCTTTACAGGAAAAACTGGCAACGCCACTATGAGCACTCGCTGCCTTACCGGTAGCGCTTGCAGTTGTCCCGGCTTTTGTCGACACCCACGTTTTTCCCCAGGGGACTTTCCAACGTTTCCACATGTCAGCCGAAATGCCAGCCCAGATTTCAGCCCCGACGCCAGCTCAAATGCCAGCCGACAGCGAATTCCAGAGTCTGCTGCGTAATCTGATCACGGACGTGCAGGAAGCGAGCGTGTTGTGGCAAATTGCCGTGCTGGTAGCAAGTCTCGGGCTTGCGTGGCTGTTACTGCGGCAATTCGAGCGCCGCGTTCGAGTTCCATCAGAAAGCAAAAGCCGGCGCCTTAATATCAGCATGCGCAGCATGAGCCGACTCATGTTTCCGGTGTTCGCGCTTGCGCTCGTCATTCCCGGGAGGTGGCTGCTCAGCTACTGGTACTCCCCCCATCTTCTTAACATCGTGGTACCGCTACTGTTTGCGCTCGCCCTGATTCGCGTAACTGTCTATATGTTGCGCAGAGTGTTTTCGACCCAGAAGTGGCTGCATCCTTGGGAGCTGTTTATTGGCTGGATTGTCTGGATCGGCCTTGCGCTTTATATAACAGGCCTGTTGCCTGGAATACTCGATCTTCTCGACAATGTCGGGTTTCACGTCGGCAAACAGCGGCTTTCGATATTGCTCATCGCGCAGGGGATCGCTGCATTCACCGCCAGCATACTGGTCGCGCTTTGGCTCGCCACCGCGTTCGAAACCCGGCTAATGGACGCCAGCGCGCTGGACATCAACCAGCGCGTCATTCTCTCGAAAATCAGCCGCACGATCCTGATTGTGGCAGGGGTCCTGATCGCGCTACCCATGGTGGGGGTAGATATCACCGTTTTGTCGGTGTTCGGGGGCGCGCTTGGAGTAGGGCTCGGATTCGGCCTGCAGAAGATTGCAAGTAACTACATCAGTGGATACATTATTCTGCTGGATCGATCCCTGCACATCGGTGATACCGTGGCGGTGGACAACCGCAAGGGAGAGGTTGTTTCGCTTACTACGCGATATGTGGTGCTCAAGACCGAAGACGGAACTGAAGCGCTTATTCCGAACGACACGTTTATTAC
The window above is part of the Nitrosospira sp. Is2 genome. Proteins encoded here:
- a CDS encoding DUF3108 domain-containing protein → MKLPLALLWALSVTAFTFSAFSAGAYAAGVPPRIDISYTVTSGNLEAEMTETVEIRQANGTRSYAINSEGRAKGLLALTQPDNVVRDSEGTVTAQGLLRPNRFSDQHGKKPPKVAIFDWDKKLLTLQHKRGEEQKPLPTDTLDRLSLHYSFMFSPVAGKMVTLHETDGRRLEPARYAVGKETLDTPMGKLETIVLTKQLEKEGDRDKKIWLAVDHHMLPVRVVAAEKLGIVTDQMVKNISYAEKSVNDQKQGRLY
- a CDS encoding mechanosensitive ion channel family protein gives rise to the protein MPADSEFQSLLRNLITDVQEASVLWQIAVLVASLGLAWLLLRQFERRVRVPSESKSRRLNISMRSMSRLMFPVFALALVIPGRWLLSYWYSPHLLNIVVPLLFALALIRVTVYMLRRVFSTQKWLHPWELFIGWIVWIGLALYITGLLPGILDLLDNVGFHVGKQRLSILLIAQGIAAFTASILVALWLATAFETRLMDASALDINQRVILSKISRTILIVAGVLIALPMVGVDITVLSVFGGALGVGLGFGLQKIASNYISGYIILLDRSLHIGDTVAVDNRKGEVVSLTTRYVVLKTEDGTEALIPNDTFITSTVVRQTYANHRLRLIITIKVSYSSPVETAMRIMLEAAKRQQILAEPEPTVILKEFAENGAIVDLIIWVQDPEGGVLRLRSNLNREILAEFEKNGIGVK
- a CDS encoding phospholipase D family protein, with product MILRVGNVPLSRWLAGCMAILVTASAGAFQPVPAYERDHNKGHDSGHDRKAPVALPATGTVQTAFTPGDDAGKLITDAIDTAQHQVLVQAFSFTHRKIAEALVAAKRRGVDVKVLSDKNQIHRIPTSLISRIAAEGVPVFTDSDHDSAHNKVMVIDAGSPEATLITGSFNFTHAAQYKNAENVLLIKGNAALIDLYRKNWQRHYEHSLPYR
- the purN gene encoding phosphoribosylglycinamide formyltransferase — its product is MKSLVILISGRGSNMEALIEAKLPARIAAVISNRPNAPGLEIARKHGLETIVLDQLSYSGREAFDAALAQAIDKYRPDLIALAGFMRILGDGFVNRYPRKLINVHPSLLPAFPGLHTHRRALQEGAKIHGCTVHFVTAQMDRGPIIVQAALQILPDDTEQTLAARVLQQEHLIYPEAVRWLMEGRLRISESAVDVSNAIFDGSVLYSPGLLK
- a CDS encoding RsmB/NOP family class I SAM-dependent RNA methyltransferase, whose translation is MRLTPAHLETATAALRAVLPLEHPADSILRRFFRENPKLGVNDRAFIAEAVFGILRHRFFLERVIDIATPRSLLLGYLAKFHGMNLRELTPLVSEADAKWIAQLKAVRLESQPLAVQAEFPDWLTEKLHGFMEEREILDLGRSMQEPAPLDLRVNALLANREEVLALLKSDGIEGDATPYSPAGIRLFGKPGINRNELFTTGKVEVQDESSQLLGYLLAPRRRDMVVDFCAGAGGKSLMLGAFMRSQGRIYAFDTSEKRLNNLKPRLKRSGLSNLYPQLIVNENDLKVKRLAGKIDRVLVDAPCSGLGTLRRNPDLKWRQSPHSIEELKRKQGAILASASNLLKPGGRLVYATCSFLPEENQEIVENFLAAHPLFTLLNCAELLAQQKIPLDTGVFMQLSPRSHHTDGFFAAALELANSKK